A stretch of the Flavobacterium sp. 5 genome encodes the following:
- a CDS encoding acyltransferase has translation MMSTATVTTKPNSSSSSKLFYIDTIKTILTILVILHHTVITYGGSGGWYWTQKTTCFGALVPMTMFVSINQSFFMGFFFLLAAYFTDSSYYKKGTTQFIKDRLIRLGIPLLFYCFILSPFLSYLVYYFAKQQHITFLQYLSGYDSWIDFGVMWFVAALLFFTMIYVLMQKFFKTDFSKSLPAPGTFQILSFAVIIGTISFIVRIIFPVGWVLKPLGFQLGHFTQYIALFIVGIMASRNNWFEQLTDQTRKYLKKSIGFCLLFFPIFFFIRAKLNMPISWYSGGFHWQSLVYAIWEQWIGISILIVFLIKGRKSWNTTSAFLTKIARSNFVVYIFHPLVIISLTLLIRNWAIDPAIKLLVIAPFTVAGSFGLGSTILLIPGIKKII, from the coding sequence ATGATGTCAACTGCAACCGTTACCACAAAACCGAATTCAAGCTCTTCAAGCAAATTATTTTATATTGATACTATCAAAACGATATTGACGATATTGGTCATTCTGCATCATACCGTTATCACTTACGGAGGTTCTGGTGGCTGGTATTGGACTCAAAAAACAACTTGCTTTGGTGCACTTGTACCAATGACAATGTTTGTGAGCATAAACCAATCTTTTTTCATGGGTTTTTTCTTCCTGCTTGCTGCTTACTTTACTGATTCTTCTTATTACAAAAAAGGAACAACACAATTTATAAAAGATCGCCTTATCAGGCTCGGAATTCCTTTACTGTTTTATTGCTTTATTCTCTCGCCTTTTTTGAGCTATTTAGTCTATTATTTTGCAAAACAACAGCATATAACATTCTTGCAATATCTTTCAGGTTACGATAGCTGGATCGATTTTGGAGTAATGTGGTTCGTTGCAGCATTGTTGTTCTTTACCATGATTTATGTTTTAATGCAGAAGTTTTTCAAAACCGATTTTTCAAAATCACTTCCTGCACCGGGAACATTCCAAATACTTTCATTTGCGGTAATTATAGGCACAATTAGTTTTATAGTTAGAATTATATTTCCGGTAGGATGGGTTCTCAAACCACTTGGTTTTCAGTTAGGACACTTTACACAATATATAGCATTATTTATAGTCGGAATAATGGCATCCAGAAACAATTGGTTCGAACAGCTTACGGACCAAACCAGAAAGTATTTAAAAAAATCAATCGGATTCTGTTTATTATTCTTTCCCATATTTTTCTTCATACGAGCCAAATTAAATATGCCAATTTCATGGTATTCAGGAGGTTTTCATTGGCAATCATTAGTATATGCAATTTGGGAACAATGGATTGGAATTTCTATCTTAATAGTATTTCTTATAAAAGGAAGAAAAAGTTGGAACACCACATCAGCCTTTCTCACAAAAATAGCCCGAAGTAATTTTGTGGTTTACATCTTTCATCCACTTGTAATAATTAGTTTAACGCTGCTCATAAGAAACTGGGCAATTGATCCAGCCATAAAACTTTTGGTTATAGCTCCATTTACAGTTGCAGGCAGTTTTGGACTCGGATCCACCATTTTATTAATTCCTGGGATTAAGAAAATTATTTAA
- a CDS encoding M48 family metallopeptidase, producing MITNSKNIKYGTKEISYELIFQERKTLGIKVFPEGSVKVYAPNETTNEKIEEKVKEKARWIIKQQNEFQSYLPLTPKRQYINGETHLYLGRQYILHSEIAKVNQVKVYRGKLIVNHKANTKIETVVRNWYKEKAIEHFTSVLDEKICLFSKYNIEKPTIEIRTMNKRWGSCTVKGKVILNPELIKAPKGSIEYVIIHELCHLVHHNHTKSFYDLQEKMMPDWKRWKTKLEYSLV from the coding sequence ATGATTACGAATAGCAAAAATATCAAATACGGCACAAAAGAAATCAGCTATGAACTAATTTTTCAAGAAAGGAAAACACTAGGTATAAAAGTATTTCCTGAAGGTTCGGTAAAAGTGTATGCCCCAAATGAAACTACTAATGAAAAAATTGAAGAAAAAGTAAAAGAAAAAGCACGTTGGATAATCAAGCAACAAAATGAATTTCAATCGTATCTTCCATTAACTCCGAAAAGGCAATATATCAATGGCGAAACACATTTGTATTTAGGAAGACAATATATTTTACATTCAGAAATAGCAAAAGTAAACCAAGTTAAAGTCTATCGTGGTAAGCTGATAGTAAATCATAAAGCTAATACCAAAATTGAAACAGTTGTCAGGAATTGGTATAAAGAAAAAGCAATTGAACATTTCACCTCGGTATTAGATGAAAAAATCTGCTTATTTTCTAAATACAATATTGAAAAGCCAACTATTGAAATTAGAACAATGAATAAACGCTGGGGAAGCTGTACTGTAAAAGGTAAGGTGATATTAAATCCTGAATTAATAAAAGCACCAAAAGGAAGTATTGAATATGTAATAATACACGAGTTATGCCATTTAGTACATCACAATCACACTAAATCATTTTATGATTTACAAGAAAAAATGATGCCCGATTGGAAAAGGTGGAAAACAAAGTTAGAATATAGTTTGGTGTAA